Proteins encoded in a region of the Nitrospira sp. genome:
- a CDS encoding class I SAM-dependent methyltransferase codes for MERRAAYPTDTQYVVNLSGYVWAARQLGPLEERCVLDLSCGTGYGSDYLGTCAGRIVGIDCAPDVVAKCRVDYPRSNVVFLAMDACVLAFRDASFDCIVSQDTIEHVQDDRRFVSELTRVLKPNGALIIFTPHGKGRGAIPDDPYHVREYMPDEFKALLQPHFSTIRWFGRRQGHRLKAVERSMDRLRNLDPVGLRNCVPRPIRHWLGSVMSQAQGGPALHELVPDDIEYREGVTDDTNLIGVCIK; via the coding sequence GTGGAGCGAAGGGCCGCTTATCCTACAGATACGCAGTATGTCGTGAATCTATCAGGATATGTGTGGGCGGCTCGCCAACTTGGACCGCTTGAGGAGCGGTGCGTCTTGGACCTTTCATGTGGTACCGGCTATGGCAGCGACTACTTGGGTACCTGTGCCGGTCGAATCGTGGGGATCGATTGCGCTCCTGACGTTGTCGCCAAATGCCGGGTGGACTATCCTCGATCGAACGTCGTGTTTCTTGCGATGGACGCTTGTGTCCTGGCATTTCGAGATGCGTCGTTCGACTGCATCGTCTCACAAGACACCATCGAGCATGTCCAGGATGATCGTCGTTTTGTGTCTGAACTGACTCGGGTGCTGAAACCAAACGGCGCGCTCATCATATTCACCCCGCACGGAAAGGGTCGGGGAGCGATTCCCGACGATCCGTACCACGTTCGTGAATATATGCCGGACGAATTCAAGGCTTTGCTGCAACCGCATTTTTCGACTATCCGCTGGTTCGGTCGCCGCCAAGGGCATCGTCTCAAGGCGGTTGAACGCTCCATGGACCGCCTGCGCAATTTGGATCCGGTCGGCCTCCGCAATTGCGTTCCACGGCCCATTCGTCATTGGCTTGGAAGTGTGATGAGCCAAGCACAAGGAGGACCTGCCTTACATGAACTTGTTCCCGACGATATCGAGTATCGCGAAGGGGTCACGGACGACACCAATTTGATCGGGGTTTGCATCAAATGA
- a CDS encoding glycosyltransferase family 2 protein produces MSDDPVDLSIAIVSYNTRVIMLECLRSVFESNLTTRFEVIVVDNDSKDATVESIRTSYPTVHLIVNHENRGFAKGVNQALEAGTGRYLLMLNSDTLVRRQALDRMVECLDGDPEIGAVGCKQWTENGRLYQSCFPFPSIKDHLIHTSFLQKFAPTWQEALAARQAIDCTKSQDVGWINGACLMVRTDLMRACGGLDEGYFMYFEDVDLCRALHQRGYRIRHLADADIVHLIGRSGERDRTRLNLVWEFSRIRYVEKHFPLFKRWIMKAWIALGAVVRLIGAVRRRSSTVNDCSLDMYASVVRRLWHWGQPVPSRLVWTGPNRE; encoded by the coding sequence ATGTCCGACGACCCCGTGGATCTATCCATCGCGATCGTGAGTTATAACACCAGAGTCATCATGCTTGAGTGCCTGAGATCGGTGTTCGAGTCCAATCTCACGACCCGATTCGAAGTAATCGTCGTCGATAACGACTCCAAGGACGCGACGGTGGAATCCATTCGCACAAGCTATCCCACGGTACACCTCATCGTGAATCACGAGAACCGGGGATTCGCAAAGGGCGTCAATCAAGCGTTGGAAGCTGGTACTGGACGATATCTCCTCATGTTGAACAGCGATACGTTGGTGCGACGGCAGGCATTGGATCGGATGGTGGAATGTCTTGATGGAGATCCGGAGATCGGCGCCGTAGGGTGCAAACAATGGACGGAAAACGGCCGGCTATACCAGTCCTGTTTCCCGTTCCCTTCGATCAAGGATCATCTCATCCACACATCCTTCCTTCAAAAATTCGCTCCGACATGGCAGGAGGCGTTGGCGGCAAGGCAAGCGATCGACTGCACGAAATCGCAAGATGTGGGCTGGATTAATGGAGCCTGCTTGATGGTTCGGACGGATCTGATGAGGGCCTGCGGCGGATTGGATGAAGGCTACTTCATGTATTTTGAAGATGTCGATCTATGCCGAGCCCTTCATCAGCGGGGCTATCGCATTCGGCACCTGGCCGACGCAGACATCGTACATTTGATCGGCCGGAGCGGAGAGCGAGATCGTACTCGACTGAACCTCGTATGGGAGTTCAGCCGTATCCGCTACGTGGAAAAGCACTTTCCGTTATTCAAGCGTTGGATCATGAAAGCGTGGATCGCGCTCGGCGCGGTCGTGCGGCTGATCGGTGCGGTCCGTCGCCGCTCGTCGACCGTGAATGACTGTTCGCTCGACATGTATGCCTCGGTTGTACGACGACTCTGGCACTGGGGGCAGCCGGTTCCATCAAGGCTCGTGTGGACCGGGCCAAACAGAGAGTAG
- the asnB gene encoding asparagine synthase (glutamine-hydrolyzing): protein MCGICGVIGEDDGSALQPMLRRLIHRGPDEEGMYRQPGVALGARRLRVIDPVGGQQPVRNERGTVWVVMNGEIYNYRELRQELMSRGHRLATRCDTEVLVHLYEDEGFEAFRRLRGMFAIALWDQERRSAWLVRDRLGIKPLYYAIRQCQAGREPSVIFSSEIPSLLEALPDWRLRPEGVAEYLTYLYVPGPDTMIAGVHQLRPGEAMSISDGRTELLRYYRPEETLHIHDQWTAKEANREVLHTFEETVQAHLVSDVPLGLFLSGGIDSASLLAMMARAQSGPVKTFSIGYEHPFDQSFSELESARLLADHFKTVHSETILRPDAVALIEKVVEGMGEPFADSSAIPTYLVSEVARQTVTVALSGIGGDELFGGYPRYLGLRTAAQYQRIPRVLREHMAQWSRRIGEHGNARDQAARMKRFLGDGHLSLPEQYRRWTTFIPAEWDGILWGERLAAMFVNERLLGPGEDLFNQWPSSDPTDCAMGVDLQSYLPDDLLHMADRMSMVHSLELRVPFCDHQLLATALRIPSPVRLTGWELKGFMRRMLRGLLPDRILHAPKQGFMVPMARWLREDLREMAHDLLTDDVIKDRGYVKPAYVRWLLGQHESGRRNFSDQLYALMVLELWHRGLCADDSERMATKANL, encoded by the coding sequence ATGTGCGGCATTTGTGGAGTCATAGGAGAGGATGACGGTTCGGCACTCCAACCCATGCTGCGGCGTCTAATCCATCGTGGTCCGGACGAAGAGGGGATGTATCGTCAGCCTGGAGTCGCGCTTGGCGCTCGGAGGCTTCGGGTGATTGATCCAGTCGGGGGACAGCAACCAGTCCGCAATGAGAGGGGGACGGTTTGGGTCGTCATGAACGGAGAGATCTATAACTATCGAGAATTGCGGCAAGAGCTCATGAGCAGAGGGCACCGCCTCGCGACTCGCTGTGATACCGAAGTCTTGGTCCACCTGTACGAGGACGAAGGATTTGAGGCTTTTCGCCGATTGCGAGGAATGTTTGCAATAGCGCTGTGGGATCAGGAACGCCGTTCTGCGTGGTTGGTCCGTGATCGCCTTGGTATCAAACCGCTGTACTATGCGATCCGTCAATGCCAAGCCGGTAGGGAGCCTTCCGTCATATTTTCCTCGGAGATTCCGTCTTTGCTCGAAGCCTTGCCGGATTGGCGGCTCCGGCCGGAAGGGGTCGCCGAGTATCTAACGTATTTGTATGTACCAGGGCCGGACACGATGATCGCAGGAGTACATCAATTGCGTCCCGGCGAAGCGATGAGCATATCGGACGGACGAACGGAGTTGTTGCGGTACTACCGTCCTGAGGAAACGCTCCACATTCACGACCAATGGACCGCTAAAGAGGCAAACCGAGAGGTGTTGCATACTTTTGAAGAGACCGTGCAAGCCCATCTGGTCAGTGATGTCCCGTTAGGGTTATTTCTCTCGGGCGGTATCGATTCGGCGTCATTGTTAGCCATGATGGCAAGAGCACAGAGTGGGCCGGTCAAGACGTTCTCGATCGGGTATGAGCATCCCTTCGACCAATCATTCAGCGAGCTGGAATCGGCGCGATTGTTGGCTGATCACTTCAAGACCGTTCATTCGGAGACGATTCTGAGACCGGATGCGGTCGCGCTGATCGAGAAAGTGGTGGAGGGCATGGGGGAGCCATTTGCCGATTCGTCGGCTATCCCCACGTATCTCGTTTCGGAGGTTGCGCGACAGACTGTCACGGTTGCTCTTTCGGGCATCGGCGGAGATGAGCTTTTCGGTGGATATCCTCGCTATTTGGGCCTCCGCACCGCAGCGCAGTATCAACGAATTCCTCGGGTGCTGCGGGAGCACATGGCTCAATGGAGCAGGCGTATCGGCGAACATGGAAACGCTCGTGATCAAGCCGCCCGCATGAAACGATTTCTGGGCGATGGACATTTGTCGCTTCCCGAGCAATACCGCCGCTGGACCACGTTCATTCCAGCCGAATGGGACGGTATCCTCTGGGGAGAGCGGTTGGCAGCGATGTTTGTCAACGAGAGGCTGCTTGGACCGGGTGAGGATCTGTTCAACCAGTGGCCATCGTCCGACCCGACGGACTGTGCCATGGGCGTCGACCTACAGAGTTATCTGCCTGACGATCTCCTGCACATGGCCGACCGTATGAGCATGGTGCACTCGCTCGAGTTGCGTGTCCCGTTTTGCGATCATCAGCTCTTGGCCACAGCACTGCGAATTCCCTCCCCAGTACGTCTCACTGGTTGGGAATTGAAAGGGTTTATGCGTCGAATGTTGCGGGGTCTTCTGCCGGATCGAATTCTTCATGCACCCAAACAAGGATTCATGGTACCCATGGCTCGATGGCTTCGAGAAGACCTTCGCGAGATGGCACACGATCTGTTAACGGACGATGTGATCAAGGACCGGGGGTATGTCAAACCGGCTTATGTGCGGTGGTTGCTGGGGCAACATGAGAGCGGCCGCCGAAACTTTTCAGATCAATTGTATGCGCTGATGGTGCTGGAGCTTTGGCATCGAGGTTTATGCGCCGACGATTCTGAACGAATGGCAACGAAGGCCAACTTATGA
- a CDS encoding class I SAM-dependent methyltransferase codes for MITAIDQQEAVIRCACGAVERPVEVFHTPTRRYVRCPACDLVFLYPRPSRESVEDYFREAYDRDYGAVEACDDRQPVYQSVLKHLSLYRSSPGALLDVGCGDGEFLLLCRRAGWDCTGIELSEQAVTRAARKGLTILPPHTLESGEEVRHFDVVALINVLETVADPLTMLRQAADLLVPRGLVIVRATNGDFHLPMREPARWIGSQYDQAFHWYLYTTRALKTLMASVGLKVISLRNSRPSRGPLSPVHPWFSRLKWTVSRALLWPFTQTLYHATGGRIICAPSFEIVAQQPGKG; via the coding sequence ATGATTACGGCAATCGATCAACAAGAAGCTGTTATTCGGTGTGCATGCGGAGCTGTAGAGCGACCGGTTGAGGTGTTTCACACTCCAACGCGACGATATGTTCGCTGTCCTGCGTGCGACCTTGTTTTTCTCTATCCTCGTCCGAGTCGCGAATCGGTCGAAGACTATTTTCGTGAAGCCTACGACCGCGACTACGGGGCGGTTGAGGCGTGTGATGATCGGCAGCCGGTGTACCAGAGTGTGTTGAAGCACTTGTCCCTGTATCGGTCGTCGCCGGGGGCGTTGCTTGATGTTGGATGTGGAGATGGAGAGTTCTTACTGCTCTGTCGACGAGCCGGATGGGACTGTACGGGAATCGAGTTATCGGAACAGGCTGTGACTCGTGCCGCTCGAAAGGGATTGACGATATTGCCGCCGCACACGCTTGAGAGTGGTGAAGAGGTTCGGCATTTTGATGTTGTGGCCTTGATCAACGTGCTGGAAACCGTGGCCGATCCCTTGACCATGCTTCGGCAGGCGGCCGATCTCCTCGTGCCCAGAGGGTTGGTAATTGTACGGGCCACAAACGGAGACTTTCATTTGCCGATGCGGGAACCGGCCCGCTGGATCGGTTCGCAATATGACCAAGCGTTTCACTGGTATCTGTATACGACCAGGGCCTTGAAGACGCTCATGGCAAGTGTCGGTCTCAAGGTCATTAGTCTGCGCAATTCCAGACCGAGTCGAGGACCGCTTTCGCCCGTGCATCCCTGGTTCAGTCGATTGAAATGGACGGTAAGCCGCGCGCTGCTGTGGCCATTTACCCAGACCCTGTACCACGCAACAGGCGGACGCATCATATGCGCTCCGTCGTTTGAAATTGTCGCTCAACAACCAGGAAAAGGGTGA
- a CDS encoding glycosyltransferase family 4 protein: MKPVVLAELAGSAGNGGGERYLELLFDRLDRNRFSPFLICPEPGLFVEKMKAIGIPTDVVHLAPLFNPLALARLAQVLRREEVSILQTHGARANVYGRLAAWLAGVPCVVSTVHNSIRDYEVNSIQRYVYSVTLRVVLPLTDRVICVSEALRQDVIADCPSAAPKTTTVWNGVDPALLFCRGDRTRIRREWCAGSGPVLLTVARLTEQKGHRYLIEALPALLAEWPSLVCLFAGEGECRESLRAMAREKGVEQSCRFAGARNDVVDWYAAADVVVVPSLSEGFPFVLLEALAMSRPVVATNVNGVPELIRDGIHGLLVPPRNSQALQVAIRTLLHDPCLAACLGKEGQKEVAARFTSEKMVQNTIKAIEEAMPALCRSADFAQREVQKEAA, translated from the coding sequence GTGAAGCCGGTCGTTCTCGCAGAGCTTGCCGGCTCAGCCGGAAACGGGGGAGGAGAACGGTACTTGGAATTGCTGTTCGATCGGTTGGACCGCAACCGATTTTCCCCATTCTTAATTTGTCCGGAGCCGGGCCTGTTCGTGGAGAAAATGAAAGCAATAGGGATTCCAACCGACGTGGTGCATCTGGCGCCGCTCTTCAACCCGCTTGCGCTCGCACGACTAGCACAGGTCCTCAGGAGGGAGGAGGTCTCAATTCTACAGACCCATGGAGCTCGTGCGAACGTCTACGGCCGTCTTGCAGCCTGGTTGGCCGGAGTCCCTTGCGTGGTGTCGACCGTGCACAACTCCATCAGGGATTATGAGGTCAATTCCATCCAACGATACGTCTACAGCGTCACCCTGCGCGTGGTGCTGCCGCTGACAGATCGAGTGATTTGTGTGTCGGAGGCGCTTAGACAAGACGTCATTGCCGACTGTCCCAGCGCGGCACCGAAGACGACTACGGTGTGGAATGGAGTTGACCCTGCGCTCCTCTTCTGCAGGGGAGATCGCACCAGGATCAGGAGGGAATGGTGTGCAGGCAGCGGACCAGTGCTCCTCACCGTTGCCAGACTCACGGAACAAAAGGGCCATCGGTATTTAATCGAGGCGTTACCTGCGCTTCTAGCAGAATGGCCGTCACTCGTCTGCTTGTTTGCTGGCGAAGGTGAATGCCGAGAATCGCTTCGGGCCATGGCAAGAGAGAAGGGCGTTGAACAATCCTGTCGTTTTGCAGGAGCGCGGAATGACGTGGTCGATTGGTATGCGGCGGCAGATGTGGTCGTGGTGCCTTCTCTCTCTGAAGGATTTCCTTTCGTGCTGCTCGAGGCCCTGGCCATGTCTCGCCCTGTCGTCGCAACCAATGTCAACGGTGTCCCGGAGCTCATCCGCGACGGCATTCACGGTTTGCTGGTGCCGCCGCGGAATTCCCAGGCATTGCAAGTAGCGATTCGGACCCTGCTTCATGATCCCTGTTTGGCTGCATGTCTAGGAAAGGAGGGACAAAAAGAGGTTGCAGCGCGTTTTACGTCAGAGAAGATGGTTCAAAACACGATCAAGGCAATCGAAGAAGCGATGCCAGCGCTGTGCCGCTCAGCAGACTTCGCTCAGCGAGAGGTACAGAAGGAAGCGGCATGA
- a CDS encoding glycosyltransferase family 39 protein, protein MLLLSAMVVGLFARTWVILHAPGHAFAVDQLFDRLAWNLATLHQFTADGVNPAAHVGPLYPLVLAGFYTFVGHRPEWVPMLHVLFDLGTAWCMYRVATALWGSWIGAWTAALVFLYPAYWTYDPRIRSEALLTLLMSVWLWATVVCRQSPSSRRCAFVGLAAGVTILCKPVVLALALLLTGLLWIDRDRLSRKIGYVIVYGATCATLIIPWSLRNYVVFHDIVPVSAGIGAGLWMGSDPISRGSWPMPPEREQAIWESAGITPLPYAHAMYDVQTDQLLREKGLSRIAADPIGYVGLTFTRVWDFWIGNSFYLVNGEGLTRGLQKDAEERGWTVAAYSLLKRLLVVPGFLVVAICSTWVHRKRWRELLPLYLFPVGLTASYVPFTVEAGRYALPVLPCLMMLSVALVPHWQTLRSSFAQRHTSPQARAV, encoded by the coding sequence ATGCTCCTTCTCTCTGCAATGGTTGTCGGTCTATTCGCCCGAACCTGGGTCATTCTGCATGCCCCTGGCCATGCGTTTGCCGTCGATCAGCTATTCGATAGGTTGGCGTGGAATCTCGCGACCCTGCATCAGTTCACAGCCGACGGAGTCAATCCGGCAGCGCATGTCGGTCCTCTCTATCCTCTGGTACTCGCCGGCTTCTATACCTTCGTGGGTCATCGGCCGGAATGGGTTCCGATGCTGCACGTGCTCTTCGATCTCGGTACTGCATGGTGCATGTATCGAGTCGCGACCGCATTGTGGGGGTCATGGATTGGAGCTTGGACCGCCGCTCTCGTGTTCCTCTATCCCGCCTATTGGACATATGATCCGAGGATCAGGAGCGAAGCGCTTCTCACGCTCCTCATGAGCGTCTGGCTCTGGGCAACTGTCGTCTGTCGTCAAAGTCCATCCAGCCGTCGATGTGCGTTCGTGGGTCTTGCAGCTGGTGTAACCATCTTATGTAAGCCGGTGGTGCTGGCTCTGGCGCTGCTTCTCACGGGACTTCTGTGGATCGACAGGGATCGCCTTTCACGCAAGATCGGCTATGTGATTGTATACGGCGCAACCTGTGCCACGCTCATCATCCCTTGGTCGCTACGAAATTACGTCGTATTTCATGACATCGTTCCTGTTTCAGCAGGGATCGGGGCAGGATTGTGGATGGGGAGCGATCCGATATCTCGTGGAAGTTGGCCGATGCCGCCGGAGCGAGAGCAGGCCATCTGGGAAAGTGCCGGCATCACCCCGCTTCCCTATGCGCACGCGATGTACGACGTGCAAACAGATCAGCTGTTACGTGAAAAAGGCCTGAGTCGGATCGCAGCCGATCCTATCGGCTATGTCGGTTTGACCTTCACGAGGGTGTGGGATTTCTGGATCGGCAATTCGTTCTATTTAGTCAATGGAGAGGGGCTGACGCGTGGATTGCAGAAGGATGCGGAAGAGCGAGGATGGACGGTGGCAGCATACAGTCTGCTCAAACGACTTCTCGTGGTGCCGGGCTTTCTTGTTGTCGCCATATGCAGCACCTGGGTTCATCGAAAACGCTGGCGAGAACTTCTGCCGCTCTATCTCTTTCCTGTCGGACTTACAGCGAGCTACGTTCCATTCACGGTGGAAGCCGGTCGGTATGCTTTGCCTGTCTTACCGTGCCTCATGATGCTTTCGGTGGCCCTAGTGCCGCACTGGCAAACCCTTCGATCGTCCTTCGCGCAGAGACACACTTCTCCACAGGCCAGGGCCGTGTGA
- a CDS encoding glycosyltransferase family 4 protein translates to MRILTYCDEDIGVAAGGSRQVLELAKALALRGHEVTLVAPQSERKRIALAASTQVHAAFVPVVRWGGLRPFSFFWGSMRMLKRLLLARRPEVLLWFDSPGQLAPLWALRTSNCPVVYFVNGLPLEEIQGLWSRQPLHGLLSYGLRLASRKATALVSVCPEVLIGLGKLEPINTKRCSVIRNGVDPDHFFPQPQKQLRAELGLSLQGPYITFVGGFFPWHGLDTLVAAIAVLARSFPTVQCLMVGDGQTKRALEEQVRQLQLSAHVQFIGRVDFDMIPKWIAASDVCVVLHRKTRSYPGDSMKLWEYLACGRPVVATTGPGYGDTVEELRCGLSAKAEDPTDLARQLLCLLVDQGLRRSMGERGRMAVVQSHTWASRAAQLDQVCDHAVAEMKSAA, encoded by the coding sequence GTGCGCATTCTCACGTATTGTGATGAAGACATTGGGGTGGCTGCCGGTGGTTCCCGACAGGTGCTGGAGCTTGCCAAGGCACTCGCATTGCGCGGTCACGAAGTCACTCTAGTGGCTCCGCAGTCAGAGCGAAAGAGAATCGCCCTCGCGGCTTCGACTCAGGTGCATGCTGCGTTTGTCCCAGTGGTGCGGTGGGGTGGGTTGCGCCCTTTTTCTTTTTTCTGGGGTTCCATGAGAATGTTGAAAAGGCTTTTGTTGGCACGGCGTCCAGAGGTGTTGCTGTGGTTTGATTCACCGGGACAGCTGGCCCCGCTCTGGGCACTTAGAACCAGCAATTGTCCGGTTGTGTATTTTGTAAACGGACTTCCTCTTGAGGAAATCCAAGGCCTATGGAGCCGTCAGCCTCTTCACGGGCTACTCTCCTATGGTCTTCGTCTCGCTTCCAGGAAGGCGACCGCATTAGTAAGCGTGTGTCCGGAGGTATTGATCGGTCTTGGGAAGTTAGAACCCATCAATACGAAGCGATGTTCCGTCATCAGAAATGGGGTTGATCCGGATCACTTCTTTCCACAGCCTCAAAAACAACTCAGAGCGGAACTCGGCCTCTCTCTTCAGGGCCCTTACATCACATTTGTCGGTGGATTCTTCCCCTGGCATGGTCTCGACACACTCGTCGCCGCCATCGCCGTCCTTGCGAGGTCCTTCCCCACGGTTCAATGTCTCATGGTCGGAGATGGACAAACGAAAAGGGCTCTCGAGGAACAGGTTCGACAGTTACAACTCTCTGCTCACGTTCAATTCATCGGGCGTGTCGACTTCGACATGATTCCAAAGTGGATCGCGGCGTCAGATGTCTGTGTGGTGTTGCATCGGAAGACTCGTTCCTACCCTGGAGATTCGATGAAGCTGTGGGAATACCTGGCTTGCGGGCGACCTGTTGTTGCGACAACCGGTCCTGGATATGGGGACACCGTTGAGGAGTTGCGCTGTGGTTTGTCGGCTAAAGCCGAGGATCCTACCGATCTTGCCCGTCAACTTCTTTGTCTCTTAGTCGACCAAGGTCTTCGGAGAAGTATGGGCGAACGGGGACGGATGGCCGTGGTCCAATCTCATACCTGGGCCTCGCGGGCTGCGCAACTTGATCAGGTTTGTGATCACGCGGTTGCGGAAATGAAATCGGCGGCTTAA
- a CDS encoding oligosaccharide flippase family protein — MSIQDAESSPLRLRQRILRAGWWTGGGFLLDKVIAAIQLAVLVRILTPADFGVMAASAAVLLAMLTISELGLDSALIAKEIVSEDDLAAAWTLSVARGLLMASGIWIMAGVIGEIMRMPALESLLRVHAWALIIQGLQSPALALMLKKLDLRRRVAIDVVRRIVEAVVTLTIAILYRTVWALVIGQLVGLTIGSLLSFRIAPCIPGRSLKLSALSYFVRYGGHSNLTTLCAFGVMTGGELVIGRLLGPEALGFYQVALTIPLLIGARATALMQQISVPTYASLQRDQLGLIRVFDLQMGLIGIVYIPLAVAIGSLAPIMVPIVFGPQWTTISDSLQVFCIYSVCAGYASVMASLHYGLGRPDLQVKSWFAQCALYLTMIVPMTVSLGVFGAAVSLTASYVFGTTMQVMETRRLLGTSTDDMFVSLGRTGLFGLVAGALLWTGVGQTRIAIPWTPEILAMATAGVFGWYLWQVERPRLKTLWNYQSQVGA; from the coding sequence ATGAGTATCCAGGACGCTGAATCGAGTCCGTTGCGTTTACGCCAGAGGATTCTCCGGGCCGGTTGGTGGACCGGAGGAGGATTCCTGCTCGATAAAGTGATCGCGGCCATTCAATTGGCGGTATTGGTACGAATTCTGACTCCGGCCGATTTCGGTGTGATGGCGGCCTCTGCCGCCGTCTTGCTGGCAATGCTCACCATCAGTGAGCTGGGGTTGGACTCGGCACTCATTGCCAAAGAGATCGTCAGCGAAGACGACCTCGCGGCGGCCTGGACATTGTCTGTCGCCAGAGGGCTCTTGATGGCCAGCGGGATCTGGATTATGGCGGGTGTGATCGGTGAGATCATGCGCATGCCGGCGCTGGAGTCTCTATTGCGAGTCCATGCATGGGCCCTGATCATCCAAGGGCTCCAAAGCCCAGCTTTGGCGCTCATGCTGAAGAAGCTGGACTTGCGTCGAAGAGTCGCGATCGATGTCGTCCGACGCATCGTGGAAGCAGTCGTGACCCTTACCATCGCCATCCTCTATCGGACCGTGTGGGCGCTGGTCATCGGACAGTTGGTCGGCTTGACGATCGGGAGTCTTCTTTCTTTCCGAATCGCACCGTGTATTCCAGGTCGGTCCCTTAAGCTATCGGCGCTCTCTTATTTCGTCCGGTATGGTGGACATTCGAACCTGACCACGCTGTGCGCATTCGGCGTCATGACCGGGGGAGAGCTGGTGATCGGTCGTCTGCTGGGACCCGAAGCGTTGGGATTTTATCAGGTAGCGCTGACCATTCCGCTCCTGATCGGTGCTCGTGCCACAGCGCTCATGCAGCAAATCAGCGTACCGACCTATGCTTCATTGCAGCGGGATCAACTCGGTCTGATTCGTGTCTTCGATCTGCAGATGGGACTTATCGGCATCGTCTATATTCCCCTTGCCGTCGCAATAGGTTCCTTGGCACCCATCATGGTTCCGATCGTATTCGGCCCGCAATGGACCACCATCAGCGACTCTCTGCAAGTCTTTTGCATTTATTCCGTCTGTGCCGGTTACGCCAGTGTCATGGCTTCCTTGCACTATGGCTTGGGACGGCCTGATCTTCAGGTGAAAAGTTGGTTCGCACAATGTGCTCTGTACTTGACGATGATCGTTCCCATGACGGTCTCGCTCGGAGTGTTCGGCGCCGCGGTCTCGCTGACGGCAAGCTATGTGTTCGGCACAACTATGCAAGTGATGGAAACGCGCCGGCTTCTCGGCACTTCGACTGACGATATGTTTGTATCGCTTGGCCGAACCGGACTCTTTGGCCTGGTGGCCGGCGCATTGCTGTGGACCGGAGTCGGTCAGACCCGCATCGCCATCCCCTGGACACCGGAAATCCTAGCCATGGCGACGGCCGGAGTATTCGGTTGGTATCTCTGGCAGGTTGAGCGGCCGCGACTCAAGACACTATGGAACTATCAATCGCAGGTAGGCGCGTAA
- a CDS encoding methyltransferase domain-containing protein → MAYELTRHRFLDLLRTYQPSPYEAFGQGDTRFTIPMHHAMKCRDRLHVALKSGLRRLPSEKQTIVDLGPFPGSLLRLLRRLDYTNLARLFGAGLMVSDEFIHFMHRDVQADIHAVNLDPTGGQFQSKGYCEKVPLPDNSVQLVFALEIIEHLTSPFHLLSEAYRILGSGCHVVLTTPNVTRIGNVFKLLIGRTSNDRLAPPGYHNPDDEWRPHAREYAMHELIDMLRQTGFDIAETRFFLGEDTQDCHRSLRQHGIDWAKWPFYVVSHLRGSLLIVGRKP, encoded by the coding sequence ATGGCGTATGAACTGACCAGACATCGCTTTCTCGACCTATTGAGAACATACCAGCCGTCTCCCTACGAGGCGTTCGGGCAAGGTGACACACGCTTTACCATTCCCATGCACCATGCGATGAAATGCCGTGACCGATTGCATGTGGCCTTGAAAAGCGGCTTGCGTAGATTGCCGTCTGAGAAACAAACGATCGTCGATTTAGGCCCGTTTCCTGGAAGCCTCTTGCGGCTCTTGCGCAGACTGGACTACACAAACCTGGCTCGGTTGTTCGGCGCTGGTCTGATGGTTTCAGACGAGTTCATTCACTTCATGCATCGAGATGTGCAGGCGGACATTCATGCCGTCAATCTCGATCCGACAGGAGGGCAGTTTCAGAGCAAAGGATATTGCGAGAAAGTGCCTCTTCCGGATAACTCCGTCCAGTTGGTATTTGCGCTGGAAATCATCGAACATTTGACGTCACCGTTCCATTTGCTATCGGAAGCCTATCGCATATTGGGATCGGGTTGTCATGTCGTTCTGACGACTCCGAACGTGACCCGGATCGGGAACGTCTTCAAGCTTTTGATCGGTCGGACGTCGAACGATCGGCTTGCGCCGCCGGGCTATCACAACCCCGATGATGAATGGCGCCCGCACGCCCGCGAGTACGCCATGCATGAATTGATCGACATGCTGCGCCAAACCGGTTTCGACATAGCGGAAACACGGTTTTTTCTCGGTGAGGATACACAAGATTGCCATCGGTCCTTGCGGCAGCACGGCATCGATTGGGCTAAATGGCCGTTCTACGTCGTGTCCCATTTGCGCGGTAGCCTGTTGATTGTGGGGAGGAAGCCGTGA